Part of the Phocoena phocoena chromosome 8, mPhoPho1.1, whole genome shotgun sequence genome, TGGAGCTTGAGGGGGAAGGTCTTACGTTGTGTCAGATTAGGCTGATGTGGGGAATCAGGAACTGTTTGTGTCGGGAAAGGAGGGGAGATGGTGTGTTGCATGGCACGTGGACTTTTGAAGGAGAAATATCTGGGTTCTCGTTCTGACTCCCCTGCTTAGTTCTTTTGTGCGCTTAGACACCTTAATTCACCTCTGAGTCAATTTGctcatctgaaaaacaggaataataaactAATAACAGCACCTACCTTACCAGGGTGGGtgaatacacagatttttttttcgtTGAGTTGGATGCATTTATTGGCTGTCaactctgtgccagacaccatcCTACTCACTGGAGATCCATGGTGAGCAGAGCCACGTGCAATCCAGTGATGAGGGCCCGGGACCCGAGCAGCCAGCGGACGGTGCTGCCACTTCACGTGAACCCACCAAAACCTCTTCACTGCTTCAGAGGTTGAACGGGCCCAGGGTGTGGTCGCAGACTTGCTCACTTAGGCTGCATTTAGATTATTTTTGCAGCTGGGCCGCAGCTGTGGGTAGTTGTGGATCTTCCGCAAAGAAGAGGGGTCCCCAACTTTCTACGAGGAGGGGCCACTCTGGTGTCCTGTGCCAGCCTGGGCCTGGCCACCTTTGCCAGGTGTGTCCTGCTGACAGGGAAGCCTCTCCCCTGAGTGTTTGAAGTGTGGCTCCTTAGTACACGTGGAGAGGAGGGGACTGGCAGCCTGCAGGGCTGGGGCGTGTACCAGGCCTTCGTCCTAGGGCCTCTGAGGAAATGCATGCCGGTTGCCTAGCTGGTCTTGGTAGGGGGCTGCAGGGCAGAGTGTCAGAGGCAAGGCTCTGAGTCAGACCACAGGGCTCAAATCAGGTACAGCGCCTTACCTCCTAACCCTGTGGCCCTGGTCAGGGGACCCAAGTTCTCCAAGCTTCCTTCTTCATCTTAAAAAGAAGGCAGTTACAGCACCTACTTCACGGAGCTGCTGTGAGGCAAGTAGCTGTGATAagacacatattttgtatgtctTGAACACCCGCAGTGTGTCAGCTGTTGTTCTAAGTGCTTGATAATTATTCACTCATTTCATGCTCAGGACAGCCCAGTGAGGTGGGGACTAATaccacccccatttcacagatgaggaaattacaGCACAGAGAGGTTGACCACTTCCCAGAGGGCACGCAGCCAGTCAGCTGAATAGCTTGAGTTTGAActggtctggctccagagtccatgatttcagcctgtgctctgctggcTCTCCGTCTTGAAAGTTTGGCAAAGGCCGGgcattaaataaatactttgcCGACATAAGGAACCCCAGACACACTGGCCAGTGTTCCTCACGTATGTGATATGATAAATTTCCAGAGAAAAATGGGTTTCTGTCACTGGAACTATCACTCCTGTTCCCTGGATATTATATTTCCCAGGGctgatttttttaacaactttactgaggtataatttacatgacataaaatttgcCCGTTTTAACTGTACAGCTCAATAAGTTTTAGTAAATGTATCAATTTGCACAGCCATCACCACacccagttttagaacatttccatttccatcaCCCGAGCAAGATCCCTGATGCCCATCACCGGTGaatccccattcccacccccagcccctggcaaccattaatcgactttttgtctctataaatttgcctttcctggacacatataaatggaatcgtacactATGTggtctcttgtgtctggcttatctttttttttttctttttttcttttttttgcagtacgcgagcctctcactgtcgtggcctctccggttgcggagcacaggctccggatgcgcaggttcagcggccatggctcacgggcccagctgctctgcggcatgtggggtcttcccgggtCGGGGCaggagcccgtgtcccctgcatcggcaggcggactctcaaccactgcgccaccagggaagcccgcttagCACGTTTttgaggctcatccatgttgtagcatgcaccAGTACTTTTTATGGCCAGATTATATTCCGTTGTATGGGCagcccacattttgtttatccattcaccgaTCCTTGGATGTTGGGGTGCTTTCCACTTTGCGGCTATCGTGAACCGTGCTCCTGCGAACGTTTGCATTCCCGTCCTGGGACTGACTTTGCGGCAGGTGGGTGTACCGACTTGGtaacctctctccttttctctcgcCTCTGGGGCTTCTCAGAACCAGGCAGCGGGCAGGTGTTCGTGACCTCAGAGAACCAGCTCGTGTACTATCCCAGCATCACCTATGCCATCATCGGCAGCTCCGTCATCTTTGTGCTGGTCGTGGCCCTGCTGGCTCTGGTCCTGCACCACCAGCGGAAGCGCAACAACCTCATGACGCTGCCAGTACACCGGCTCCAGCACCCCGTGCTGCTCTCCCGCCTGGTGGTCCTGGACCACCCTCACCGCTGCAACGTCACCTACAACGTCAACAATGGCATCCAGTACGTGGCCAGCCAAGCCGAGCAGAACGCGTCTGAAGTGGGCTCCCCGCCCTCCTACTCAGAGGCCCTGCTGGACCAAAGGTGCGTGCTGGGAGAGCCTCGGGGAGGGAGGTCATCCCACGCAGAGGCGGGCGTACGTGTGCACGTGCCTGGGATCCTGGTCTTGCCAGGAGCCTGCATTCAGCTGCAAAGGCGGCGGCGGCTTTTGACTTCTACTGAGTCTTTGCAAACGATTCACGTGTATCACCGCACTCAGTCCTCACAGCCACTCACCGAGGGAGGTTCTATATGTGCCTCAGTTTTACAGACGAGAAAAACCGAGATTTTTAAGTTACTCATCTGAAGACGTACCGCTAGGATCCTGGCCAGTTCagatccctcctcctccctggtaATGCCACACGGACACACGTCCAGGACGCTGACCAGCTCTGGGCACTCACCTGCTACCGCAGAACAGTGCCCAGTATATACTCGaggttgaatgagtgaatggataagtgagtgagtgagtgaatgaatgagtgaataagttCCTTCACTTTGCTTGGCTTCGTCTATAAGATAAAGGAGGTGGCGTAGAGAACGCTCAAGCTTTGTTAAGCAGTAGAACCTTCATCACAGGTGGAGCTGTGCAAGGAACCCCAAAATGTAACGTCAAAACCCAGAGTTCTGTAGTTGGATCCAGTAGTGGACCTCATTCCTGCCTGCTcagccttcctctctcctttggtGACCTCCAAGGGTACCCAAAGAACCCACTCTGAAGTCCCGGGACTAGAGCTACCTGAGTCCCCCTTGGTTCTCAGCATCCCCTGCCCTGCAGGGACTCTCAGCGTTCCTCTTCCACTGAGCCCAGGACTCACCAGATGTGGCACGAGGCATTTTGCAGGCAGTGTTCCTGGGCTAACTGGGCTCCTCCTTGAACCCTCTCCGGTGGCAGCTCTTATATTATTtaatcttccttttccttcctcataAAAGCTAAACAAAGCTCCAAGGAGCGGTGCTTAAGGACATCTTCGCAAATAAGCGTAAGAACACAAGACCTCACTCATTTGGACCATCCATTGTAGAGCAAGGTTAAAACTGCTGCATCTGGAGACAGaattcctgggttcaaatcctagcacTGCTGCTTACTAGTTGTGTGTGGCCCTGTGCAAGCCATTTAATGCccctttgcctcagttttctccccaGTACAATGGGCATGAAAGTAATGGCTCTCTCCTGGAATTcttgtgagcattaaataagGGATGTAAGGTAGGTGGCGTAGTGCCTGACTCGTAGTAAGCCTTCCGTAAATGAgagctggaaaataaaatgtcttttaagtTATTTCGCTACAAGCAAGGTGTCATTATTACTCCCTTATATAGATAGGGAGACTGAGGGTTTGAGAGGATATCCTCTCACCCAAGTCCGCACAGCCAGTAAGAGTGGGCTTTCAGTAAGGACCCCCAGTTCTGTGGACTGTCAGGGGCTCTATCGAAACACCAGGCCAGGTGAATCCCTGCCAAACCACCCAGGATGAGCCGGGGAATATTTAGAATTCTCCCTACCAAAGGTTGTGGTTTTGGCACTGTCCAGTTGGCACAGGCCAGGCAGAGCACGCTGACCTGTTCCTTTCGTCTTCTTACAAATCACTGGTTTTCCTAGTCCTTGGATTGCCTTTCTCCTTGGAAGGAAAATCTCATCCCCGATGTCAGCATCTGCTCGGAAAAGGGCAGAAGTTGGCATCGCCTGCCGTGCCTGGGCTCCTAATgttttctcttccccctcctctccccccttccccccatcccgCCCCATCCTGCTCTCTCCATCGCAGACCCGCATGGTACGACCTCCCTCCACCGCCCTACTCTTCAGACACCGAGTCTCTGAACCAAGCCGACCTGCCCCCTTACCGCTCCCGGTCTGGCAGCGCCAACAGCACCAGTTCCCAGGCAGCCAGCAGCCTCCTGAGTGTGGAAGACACGGGCCACAGGCCGGGGCAGCCTGGCCCACAGGAAGGCACCACGGAGCCTAGGGACTCTGCACCCAGCCAGGGCACCGAAGAAATATAAGATCCAGCTCTTCCAAAGTCCACATGGGTTCATCTGCTCTGACTTGTTACCATCCTAACAACTTGCGCTCATGGGAAGCTCCTCAGGGTGCCTCGAGGAGTGATGTGGGGCGTCAGCTCTCTCTCCATTCACCTCCTTCCCCAGATTTCAGGGATGTTCTTTGGAGGGCGACCTggcactgttctggcctctcagTTGCCCTGATGTATGTGCATCTTTTCTGGGCAGTTGCTCTTCCTTCGGGGCCCAGGATCACAGCCTCACTCTCCATATCATTCTGTTACTGCTGGAACCTTGCTGAGTAGGTGGCCGGAGAGTGCGGTACTTAGGTAGCCCTTGAGAAAGCAGTGTTTGTGCCGTATGGGGTGTTCAGAAGGGCAGAGGACACTGGACCAGATTCTCTGTGGGCTACTTCCTTAGAGCTCCATTTGGAGATTTGGGTTGGATGGTCCTACCAGGAGGCTGTCACTGGATGGCCACTCTGGAGAGAATCCAGGGGAGCGTCAGAACCCACCTTGCACTAGGCTGTTTGTTGCTCCGGGTCGGGGCCAAAGAACACTGTTGCCGTGAGTCACGCCCTTCAGAAGTCAACAGTGTCATTTTGGTTTTCTGAAGGACTCTGAAACCATCAGGTCTGGATAGAGTCTGGATTTAAAAATGTGTCCGAGAATCCTCGTTTTGAGAGCTTTCTCCAGGATCATATATCATCAGCCTCATCCCAGAACAGGCAGGGAGCCCCACCACGAGTTTATCTGAGTTCTCAGCTCCTAAAGTACAGGCTGCCAAGATCCTGGGTCTGCTTTGGTCCACAGTCCTTTCCCTGGTTTCTGGATTGTCTCCCTCCCAGCTGTGACCTGCCCCTAAACAAGGGATGAGTACTAAACCTGAGTTGCCCAGAAATCTGATCTGGCCCTTTGTCCCTGTAAGCCACACCCAGCCTGCCTTGCCCATTCATGCAGCTTCAACACTCGCCCCCTAAGTCCCCCTGACACTCAGAAGTCATTTTACCTGTGCATTTGAACTCGAGAACACTGTAGGTTCTAACTCAACGTGAGAACCTCATTCAGTACCTCCCTTCCCAAGGCCCAGATTCCAGCGCTGCAATCTAGGGTTAGGGCTGGAATCAGAGTGAGGCTCAGGCCTCTCCGAGCATCCCATAGTTTCTCCTCTGAGAGACATGGATTATAGTTTGGAGTCAAGATTTGccatttggacttttttttttttttttaatctcttagaaatgcatttgaaacagtgtgtttgttttttcccttctagTTAAGGGactatttatatgtgtataggaaggctgtcttttgtttgtttgtttttccattaatgAGGTCCAAGCAAAGATTCAAAAGGAGGTGATCGTTCCTTTGTCCCGCTGAGCACGCTAGTAACAAGTCCCCCCAGACTGACCTGTGTGCCAGGCGTCTGTGCATTGTTGCACTTTGAGTTATTATTTATCGAGTTCTTGAAGGACGCAGAAAGAGGGACGCCTTTCTCCCTCGGCACATAGGCTCTGTGTTTATGGtagctttcctctttctctgtgccCAGCCAGCCACAGTGCCAACCCCCTCAGGAAGTCATGGCTGGAAACGTAGGTGTTATTCGTCAAGAATCCACACTAATGGCTGTGGGGGAACAAAACTGGAACCAAGTGGAGCCACTCTGGGCAGCTGTCACCCATGCAGAGCTGCTTTCCACGTGGTCAGTAACCTCTTTGATGCTTATTCAAACGGAGCCTGCAGGAGGGGGGGATGAAGTGGCATTCAATGGTCCTATTCtgtaggcttttatttttttttttgggggggggcttttattttttaaaccaaattcaAAGTGTGTTACAGGAAAGCTAGCCActtggtgattcttttttttaagttaagaaaaGGAACATAGTTGCCtacatctttcatttttaaaataacgtGGGTTATTTTCTGAGTAATCCAGTGAAGAAAGAACTTTTGGTGGCAGCCAAAGTATGTGAGGAACTCTAGCTGAATATTTCATCTCCTGTGAGCCAGAGTggcttcttttctccctctggtGGCCCCTGCTTCTTTCTGTTGCTCTGGAAGTTGTTTAGAGGAAAGgattctaattttaattaatcaCGTGGTGAATTAATCTCACGCGCTTTTCAGCTTCCAGCCATCTTAGGAAAGACAAATGGCCTTAGTAGCATAAGGAGAGtctattaatgttttttaaaacaaacacagggATGTTTTTATTATAGATTTGATCTTTTTAAAtggctgttttta contains:
- the LDLRAD3 gene encoding low-density lipoprotein receptor class A domain-containing protein 3, whose translation is MCGNGRCIPGAWQCDGLPDCFDKSDEKECPKAKSKCGPTFFPCASGIHCIIGRFRCNGFEDCPDGSDEENCTANPLLCSTARYHCKNGLCIDKSFICDGQNNCQDNSDEESCESSQEPGSGQVFVTSENQLVYYPSITYAIIGSSVIFVLVVALLALVLHHQRKRNNLMTLPVHRLQHPVLLSRLVVLDHPHRCNVTYNVNNGIQYVASQAEQNASEVGSPPSYSEALLDQRPAWYDLPPPPYSSDTESLNQADLPPYRSRSGSANSTSSQAASSLLSVEDTGHRPGQPGPQEGTTEPRDSAPSQGTEEI